One genomic window of Osmia bicornis bicornis chromosome 5, iOsmBic2.1, whole genome shotgun sequence includes the following:
- the LOC114882491 gene encoding MFS-type transporter clz9-like codes for MVKTKRKEQKRVKYTANELKEAVYKIKSGEPIRKVSRDFGIPKTTLLYKKNELVPSIRRSGPPTVLTDEEENQLVEWIFHMHKAGYPITKAQIINSVTMLVKELKRDNPFKNGRPGRSWLESFQKRHPELTQRIAQNLTNARASVTEKALREWFAEINSYFNKNGLCNIDPSRIFNCDESAFFLCPKGEKVFVKKGEKCVYNFVQNDEKECLTTLFMVNAEGMLGPPLILFSYERIPYSICASIPESWGIGKTDNGWMTGESFYEYIANVFHPWLVANNIQFPIVLYVDGHSSHLTMSLSNFCSKHGIHLIALYPNATHILQPLDVAFFHPLKHAWRKIISEWRLKSGHKIRKNC; via the coding sequence ATGGTGAAAACAAAGAGAAAAGAACAGAAACGTGTAAAATACACGGcaaatgaattaaaagaagcagtttataaaataaaatctggAGAACCTATACGTAAAGTCAGCCGTGATTTTGGAATTCCGAAAACGACATTATTATATAAGAAAAACGAGTTGGTACCATCAATAAGACGAAGTGGACCGCCCACAGTTTTAACtgatgaagaagaaaaccAGTTGGTTGAGTGGATATTTCATATGCATAAAGCTGGATATCCAATTACAAAAGCCCAAATTATAAATAGCGTTACAATGTTAGTTAAAGAACTAAAACGGGATAATCCTTTTAAAAACGGCCGACCTGGACGCAGTTGGCTTGAGAGTTTTCAAAAACGACATCCGGAATTGACGCAAAGAATTGCACAAAATTTAACGAATGCAAGAGCATCCGTTACAGAAAAAGCTCTTCGTGAATGGTTTGCTGAAATTAATagctattttaataaaaatgggCTCTGCAATATTGATCCATccagaatttttaattgtgaCGAAAGTGCTTTTTTCTTATGTCCGAAAGGAGAAAaagtttttgttaaaaaaggCGAAAAATGTGTATATAATTTTGTCCAAAATGATGAAAAAGAGTGCTTAACCACTTTATTTATGGTTAATGCTGAGGGTATGTTAGGGCCACctctcattttattttcatacgaAAGAATACCATATAGCATTTGTGCAAGTATACCTGAGTCGTGGGGAATTGGAAAAACTGATAATGGATGGATGACTGGAGAAAGTTTTTATGAATATATTGCAAATGTTTTTCATCCTTGGTTAGTTGCcaataatatacaatttccAATCGTTTTATATGTGGATGGTCATTCTTCACATTTAACCATGTCGTTAAGTAACTTTTGTAGCAAACATGGAATACATTTAATTGCATTGTATCCTAATGCAACGCATATTTTACAACCACTAGATGTGGCATTTTTCCATCCGCTAAAACATGCATGGCGTAAAATCATTTCCGAATGGCGACTAAAAAGTGGAcacaaaataagaaaaaattgttaa